Proteins encoded together in one Amblyomma americanum isolate KBUSLIRL-KWMA chromosome 1, ASM5285725v1, whole genome shotgun sequence window:
- the LOC144113720 gene encoding pre-mRNA-splicing factor SYF2, with the protein MSEGQPSASMSSKRSEQLERLRALHMRRNEARTLNHKEVIEEDKKSKLPANWESKQKWTRYKQEEEEKYEDAAKRGEDYSRIKLLNVSADEAERLDRKKKRKNPDVGFSDYEAATVRQYQRLVKQIKPDFEQYERKKEEMGDALYPTRDTIIHGLHKDTKEGIDRMVDDIEKQIDKRNKYSRRRRFNDDEDIDYINERNMKFNKKLERFYGKYTAEIKQNLERGTAV; encoded by the exons ATGTCTGAAGGGCAGCCTTCTGCGTCGATGTCAAGTAAGCGATCAGAGCAGCTGGAGCGCTTGCGTGCCCTTCATATGCGGCGG AATGAAGCAAGAACGCTTAATCATAAAGAAGTAATTGAAGAAGACAAGAAATCAAAACTGCCAGCTAACTGGGAGAGTAAACAGAAGTGGACACGCTACAAACAGGAAGAAGAAGAGAAGTACGAG GATGCTGCGAAGCGTGGTGAAGACTACTCGCGAATTAAACTGCTAAACGTCAGTGCCGATGAAGCGGAACGCTTGGATcgtaagaagaaaaggaaaaacccTGACGTCGGTTTCTCTG ATTATGAGGCGGCAACTGTGCGGCAGTACCAGCGTCTTGTAAAGCAGATCAAGCCAGACTTCGAGCaatacgaaagaaaaaaagaagaaat GGGTGATGCATTGTATCCAACCAGAGACACAATCATCCACGGTCTTCACAAGGACACCAAAGAGGGAATAGACCGTATGGTGGATGACATTGAGAAACA GATTGATAAGAGGAACAAATACAGCCGACGGCGACGCTTCAATGATGATGAAGACATCGATTACATCAATGAACGTAACATGAAGTTCAACAAGAAGCTGGAGCGCTTTTATGGAAAGTATACTGCAGAAATCAAGCAGAACCTGGAGAGAGGAACTGCTGTATGA